A genomic stretch from Erigeron canadensis isolate Cc75 chromosome 9, C_canadensis_v1, whole genome shotgun sequence includes:
- the LOC122581003 gene encoding protein CLT2, chloroplastic, producing MMGRSPSSEENGLKKGPWTPEEDQKLIDYIERNGHGSWRALPSLAGLNRCGKSCRLRWTNYLRPDIKRGNFTEEEEKLIIHLHSHLGNKWSAIATHLPGRTDNEIKNFWNTHLKKKLLQMGIDPNNHKHQSNFYSKNHLTMRSSSSSRYYSKPTTNSNKNYNNNNNGFGIGISYRKKEMDHGHKSDGPKFVARSSSGSESRMNSSSKGRIIFWSGVTLVLAVGNRVLYKLALVPMKDFPFFLAQLNTFGYVAIYFSILYMRHRARIVTDEMLTIPKWRFAVIGMLEALGVVTGMYSAAMLPGPAIPILNQTFLLWQLAFSALLLGRRYSWNKIAGCLLVAAGVVTAIASGSESGQMLAGVGLLWPIMMVVSSAFQAGASIIKEYVFIDAVTHLKGKLLDIFVVNSFGSGFQALFVLLFLPLLSNLKGIPFQELPSYIMSGAGCFLNVGTSSGCDGSPLLPLLYIVNNIAFNISILNLVKISSAVVSSLAVVLSVPTTIYILSLPLPYLPEGVTLSPFFLFGSVILVLGLILYNVPQRSK from the exons ATGATGGGAAGATCACCAAGCAGTGAAGAAAATGGACTAAAGAAAGGCCCGTGGACGCCAGAAGAAGATCAAAAGCTCATCGATTACATTGAGCGTAACGGACATGGTAGTTGGAGAGCACTGCCTTCACTTGCTGGTCTTAATAGGTGTGGCAAAAGTTGTAGGTTGAGATGGACTAATTACCTTCGTCCTGATATCAAGAGAGGCAACTTTACCGAAGAGGAAGAAAAACTCATTATACACCTTCATTCTCACCTTGGAAACAA GTGGTCCGCAATTGCAACACATCTTCCAGGAAGGACAGATAACGAGATCAAGAATTTTTGGAACACCCATCTGAAGAAAAAGCTACTCCAAATGGGAATTG ACCCTAATAATCACAAGCATCAATCAAATTTCTACTCCAAAAATCATTTAACAATgcgatcttcttcttcatctcgttatTATTCAAAACCTACCACTAACAGCAACaagaattataataataataataatggatttGGGATTGGAATTAGTTACAGGAAGAAGGAAATGGATCATGGACACAAATCGGACGGTCCTAAATTTGTTGCACGTTCTTCTTCGGGTTCAGAATCACGTATGAATTCGAGTTCAAAGGGGAGGATTATATTTTGGTCAGGTGTTACTTTAGTTTTAGCCGTTGGGAATCGAGTGCTTTATAAGCTTGCATTGGTGCCTATGAAGGACTTTCCTTTTTTCTTGGCTCAACTCAACACTTTTgg GTATGTGgcaatttatttttctatacTGTATATGAGGCATCGTGCTAGAATTGTAACTGATGAGATGCTGACCATTCCAAAATGGCGCTTTGCGGTCATTGGTATGCTAGAAGCCCTGGGAGTTGTCACTGGGATGTACTCTGCAG CAATGCTCCCTGGACCAGCTATACCAATATTGAACCAG ACATTTTTGTTGTGGCAACTGGCTTTTTCTGCTCTCCTTCTAGGAAGAAGGTACTCATGGAACAAAATCGCCGGATGTTTACTAGTCGCTGCTGGAGTAGTTACAGCTATTGCAAG TGGATCGGAAAGCGGTCAAATGCTAGCAGGAGTCGGGTTGTTGTGGCCAATAATGATGGTAGTATCAAGTGCATTCCAAGCTGGTGCAAGCATTATTAAG GAATATGTTTTCATTGATGCTGTTACCCATCTCAAG GGGAAGTTGCTTGACATATTTGTTGTTAATTCATTTGGTTCCGGGTTCCAG GCTCTTTTCGTGCTTCTCTTTCTCCCACTATTATCAAATCTGAAGGGGATACCATTTCAAGAGCTTCCTTCATACATAATGAGTGGTGCTGGTTGCTTTCTCAACGTTGGGACCAGTTCAG GTTGTGACGGATCACCACTCTTACCATTACTTTATATAGTCAACAATATCGCATTCAACATATCAATTCTCAACTTGGTCAAAATTTCTTCGGCTGTAGTCTCCTCGCTGGCAGTTGTATTATCAG TGCCAACCACCATATATATTCTTTCCCTTCCGCTACCGTACCTCCCTGAAGGTGTAACTTTGAGCCCTTTCTTCTTGTTTGGGAGTGTGATCCTTGTGTTGGGTCTCATTTTATACAATGTTCCTCAGCGTAGCAAGTAG
- the LOC122582602 gene encoding uncharacterized protein LOC122582602, with the protein MEIARKAMVVGSKAASNNIAINVFLGSVFAGLTFRSLNQQTQIETLESQRDSLVKSNKSMRQTIWDWKQKLYSDALADKKPVVSLEKLKSIYGEAPQAVVNTEKKEAKASTAKIII; encoded by the exons atggaAATAGCAAGAAAAGCAATGGTAGTTGGCAGCAAAGCAGCAAGCAACAACATAGCTATAAACGTGTTTCTTGGGAGTGTATTTGCAGGACTGACATTCCGATCATTGAACCAGCAGACACAAATTGAAACCTTGGAATCACAAAGGGATTCTCTTGTTAAATCCAACAAATCAATGCGACAAACCATCTGGGATTGGAAACAGAAGCTTTATTCTGATGCTTTGGCGGATAAAAAACCTGTCGTTTCGCTTGAAAAACTGAAGTCCATTTACGGCGAAGCACCCCAAGCTG TTGTAAATACCGAGAAGAAAGAAGCAAAGGCATCTACTGCAAAAATCATAATCTGA